The DNA region ACGTATTCAATGTTAATAATTATTTACTTATCATCATAAAATATATTTCATAGATATAATACAGTTAGCAAAATAATCCAAAGAGGTAGCTATGACACAAAACGGGAAGCATTTCCTTCAAATTCCTGGGCCTACGAATGTTCCAGATAGTGTTTTAAGGGCAATAAGTTATCCAACTATTGATCACAGAGGTCCTGAATTTTCAAATATGACTAAAAATATTATCGAAGGATTAAAGGAAGTTGTAAAAGGAAAAGAATCAACTCCTATAATTTTTCCATCATCAGGTACTGGTGCTTGGGAAGCTTCTTTGGTAAATATACTTTCAGAAGGTGATAGAATACTGATGTTTGAGACTGGTCACTTTTCTACATTATGGAAAACTATGGCTGAAAAATTAGGATTTAGAGTTGACTATATTAGTGGAGATTGGAGATCAGGGGTTGATGCTGAAAAAATTGCTGATGTTATAAAAAAAGATAAAGATCACAATATTAAAGCTATCTGTATGGTTCATAATGAGACCTCTACTGGAGTAACTTCAAAAATCCCAAGTATAATAAAAATGATTAAGTCTCTCAGGCATCCAGCCATAATAATGGTAGACACAATTTCTTCGCTTGGCTCTATTGATTATTCTCATGATGAATGGAATGTAGATGTTACCATAGCAGGATCTCAAAAAGGCTTAATGTTACCGCCTGGTATAGCATTTAATTTTGTTAGTGAGAAAGCTATAGAAGCTTCTAAGTCTAATAATTACAAAAGATCCTTTTGGGATTGGAATGAAATGATCACTAATAATATTAATGGATTTTTCCCTTATACACCTTCAACTAATATTCTTTTTGGCTTAGAAGAAGCGTTGAAATTATTAAAAAAAGAAGGACTTGATAATGTTTTTAAAAGACATGAAAGGCATGCAAATGCAACTAGGCTTGCTGTAAAAAATTGGGGATTAGAATTACTTCCATTAAACGAGGATGAATACTCAAATTCATTAACAAGTATTATCTTTAAAGAAGGAGTTAATGCTGACTTTATAAGAAAAATTATTCTAGAGAAATTCAATACATCTTTAGGCACAGGATTGGGGAAATGGTCAGGAAGAATAATCAGAATAGGCCATTTAGGAGACTTTAATGATCCTATGTTATTGGGAACATTAAGTTCCGTTGAGATGGGATTATCACTAGGAGAAATAGACTATAATTCTGGAGGCGTTAAGTCTGCGATGAATTATTTAGAGAAAAACTAAGGAGTATTCTGAATTCTTCTAGGTAAATTACCAACGCCAGCTTTATTTGTTTGAGGCAAAATTTTATCAATTTCTTCTAGATCGTTATTGGATAATTCTACTCCTGAAGCTTCAGAATTGGATTTAACTTGTTCAACCTTAGTAGCTCCAGCTATAACAGAACTTACTGATCTTTTTGATAAAAGCCAAGCAAATGCTAGCTGAACCATAGTAATTCCTTTATTATTAGCCCAAAGTTCTAAGTTTTCTATAATTTCAAAATTTTCATCATTTAGCCATTTTTCACTCCATGCAGTATTTCCACCAGCTAATCTACCATCCTCTGGTATAAGATCTCTTTTATATTTTCCTGTAAGAAAACCTGATGCAAGAGGAAAGTAGGGGAGTATTCCAACATTATATTTATCACATGCATGTATGAGTTCAGATTCTGGTTCTCTTTCGAACATAGAAAACTCAGGTTGAATAGTTGCAAATTCAGCCCATCCATATTTTCTTGAAATATGAATTCCTTCGACTAATTCAAAAGCCATATAATTAGAGCATCCAATATATCGAATTTTACCTTGAGTAACTAAATCATCTAATGCTTTTAGAGTTTCTTCTTGTCTGGTGAAAGGATCAAAAATATGAGTTTGATATAAGTCTATATAGTCAGTCTGTAATCTTTTTAAGCTTTCATCTACGGATCTTTTTATATGCACTGATGATAACCCAGATTTATTTGGGCCTTCATTTACTCTTTGAGCTACTTTTGTATCAGTAGGAGAAGGCATGGGATTCATACCACCTTTTGATGCAATAATATATTGATCTCTATTTTCTTTAGTTGCTTTTCCAATGTATTCTTCAGAAAGACCATTAGAATACATGTCGGCAGTGTCTAATAAATTTATACCATGATCCAAAGTTGATTTAATGATTATCTCAGACTCTTTGTAATTTAATTTTCTTCCAAAATTATTAGTCCCAAGGCCAATTTCAGAAACTAAAATTCCTGAGTTTCCTAAATTCCTATAATTCATTTAAATCTCACTTCTATTTTTTTTTTACTTTTTACGATAGTATCTAAAAAATTCTCTTAAAAAATGACGTTATTTGCAACTTTTTTAATACTTCTTTATTGTTTAGGACATTCGTATTGGAATTTTCTTGTAAAAAAATCTGATAATCCTCAAATAATGCTCGTCTTAATTGCTATTGGTTCATGGGTAATATTTTCTCCACTAGCAATTGGTTACATTTTGATAAATTCTATCAGTTTAGAATCGTGGTTATTCATATTAATTAACTCAGTTCTTCAAGTTTTT from Dehalococcoidia bacterium includes:
- a CDS encoding aldo/keto reductase — its product is MNYRNLGNSGILVSEIGLGTNNFGRKLNYKESEIIIKSTLDHGINLLDTADMYSNGLSEEYIGKATKENRDQYIIASKGGMNPMPSPTDTKVAQRVNEGPNKSGLSSVHIKRSVDESLKRLQTDYIDLYQTHIFDPFTRQEETLKALDDLVTQGKIRYIGCSNYMAFELVEGIHISRKYGWAEFATIQPEFSMFEREPESELIHACDKYNVGILPYFPLASGFLTGKYKRDLIPEDGRLAGGNTAWSEKWLNDENFEIIENLELWANNKGITMVQLAFAWLLSKRSVSSVIAGATKVEQVKSNSEASGVELSNNDLEEIDKILPQTNKAGVGNLPRRIQNTP
- a CDS encoding aminotransferase class V-fold PLP-dependent enzyme, which gives rise to MTQNGKHFLQIPGPTNVPDSVLRAISYPTIDHRGPEFSNMTKNIIEGLKEVVKGKESTPIIFPSSGTGAWEASLVNILSEGDRILMFETGHFSTLWKTMAEKLGFRVDYISGDWRSGVDAEKIADVIKKDKDHNIKAICMVHNETSTGVTSKIPSIIKMIKSLRHPAIIMVDTISSLGSIDYSHDEWNVDVTIAGSQKGLMLPPGIAFNFVSEKAIEASKSNNYKRSFWDWNEMITNNINGFFPYTPSTNILFGLEEALKLLKKEGLDNVFKRHERHANATRLAVKNWGLELLPLNEDEYSNSLTSIIFKEGVNADFIRKIILEKFNTSLGTGLGKWSGRIIRIGHLGDFNDPMLLGTLSSVEMGLSLGEIDYNSGGVKSAMNYLEKN